In Brachybacterium saurashtrense, the genomic stretch GTCGCCCTCGGCCGTGCCGGGTCCCGCCGCGATCGCGCTCCGCGCGGTGGGGTGGAGATGGGAGACGTGGTTGAACACCCCGTCGAGCACCACCCGGATGCCGCGCTCGTGGCAGGCCGCGATCAGGGCGTCGATGTCCTCCTCGTCCCCGAGCCGTGGATCGAGCCGGCGGTGCTCGAGGGTGTCGTAGCCGTGGGAGACGGAGTCGAACACCGGGTTCAGCAGCAGCACGTTCGCGCCGAGGCCCACCAGATGGTCGAGCCAGCCGGTCAGGCGCCGCAGGCGGTGCACCACGTTCTCCCCGTCGGCACCGCCGTAGCCCTCGCCGGTGAGGTCCTCCCGGTGCTGCGGCGCACCGCAGAAGCCCAGCGGGTACACCTGCCAGCAGATCGCGTCGCGGATCCAGTCGGGGGCGTGGTGAGAGGGCGCGGACGGAGCGGTCTCGGTCATGGCGCCATCGTAGGCTGGCGGGGCTCAGGTGCGGCCGGGGACGGCGCGCCGCGTCCCATCCCACCCAGGAGAGTCCTCGATGATCCGACTGCGCACCGACTTCTTCGCCGAGTCCCTCGGCATGGGCACCTCGATGGTGGTGCTGATGCCGCAGGCCGCCTCCGGGATCGGGATGGAGGGCGCCGACGCGCCGGGGCCCGGGAGCGGAGGATCGTCGGCCGACGGCTCGGGCGTGCCGGTGCTGTACCTGCTGCACGGCCTCAGCGACGACTGCACCATCTGGGAGCGCCGCACCTCGATCGAGCGCTACGCGACGGAGAAGGGCATCGCCGTGGTGATGCCGGAGGTGCGCCGCTCCTTCTACAGCGACGAGGCGGTGGGGGAGAAGTACTGGACCTTCATCGCGGAGGAGCTGCCCCAGATCGTGGCGCGCACTTTCCACGTCTCCACCGCGCGGGCGGACACCTTCGTGGCCGGGCTGTCGATGGGCGGCTTCGGCGCGTTCAAGCTCGCCCTGCACCACCCCGAGCGCTTCGCCGCCGCCGCGAGCCTCTCCGGCGCGCTGGACACGACCTCGTTCGATCTCTCGTGGACCGGCACCCTCGGGGCGCGGGTGTGGGGCGGGGAGGACGTCGCCGGCTCCGCGGACGATCTGCTGGGCCTGCTGCGCCACGCCGACCCCGCCGCGCTGCCCGCCCTGTTCCTGGACTGCGGCACCGAGGACGAGCTTGTCGACCAGAACCGGCGCTTCCTCGCCGCCGCCGAGGAGGGTCGCGTCGAGATCACGTCCCGCCTCCGCCCCGGCGCGCACACCTGGGAGTTCTGGGACGAGGGCATCCAGGACGTGCTCGACTGGCTGCCGCTGCGCGGCTGAGCCGTCGCACGGGGGACCGCTGCTGCGCCGGACCGGGCGCGGAGCTGAGCGGCTCCGGGCTCGCGACCTGGTCAGCCGGCGACCAGCGCGATCACCACCAGCAGCACCCAGAACAGCCCCTCGCCGATCGTCGAGGTCCGCGAGGGCGGGTCCAGCAGCGCCGCCCTGCGCGGGCTCGGGTCCGTCGGCGGATCCTCCACCAGCAGGCGTCGGGCGGAGACCGCGATCCCCAGCAGGATCCCGAGCGCAAACAGCCAGCTCGCCCACCACAGCGAGCCCGGGAGGGCCCCGGCGATCCCGAGCACGCCCAGCACGGTCGAGGCGCCGACGGCCTGCAGGGCCAGACGCAGCGGATGCTGGTAGCGGCGCCACATCTGCACGATCGTCGTCACCAGTGCGGCCCCGAGCGGGACCGCGACCAGCAGCGGCAGCAGCGTGAGCACGGTGGTCACAGCGCCACCTCCCCGGTCAGCACGCCTACGGCGAGCTCGTCGAGGGAGCGGGCCGTGTCCGTGAGCAGCGCGAGCCCGCGTCCGGTCGACGGATCCCAGCCGACGAAGGACGCATATCCGCCGGTCATGCCGTTGTGCCAGGTGATCGGCCGGGTGCTGCCGAAGTCCTCGAGGAACCAGTTCATCGCGGTGGAGCTGGTCCCGCTCTCCTCGAACAGCACCTTCGTGGCTGCGTCGGCGCCGGGGGCGGAGCCGTCGATCATCCCGGCGAGATAGCGGGCCATGTCCGCGGGGGTGGAGCGGATCCCGCCGGCCGGGGCGGAGCCCGCCATGGTCCAGGCCGCCTGGGGGAGGCCGGTGGCGCCGTGCCCGCGCAGGGCCGTCTCGCGCAGGTTCTCGGCGTTGATCGGTGCGTAGCTCGCGGTCATCCCCAGCGGTTCGAGCACCCGCTCGGCCAGCAGCGCCGCGTAGTCCGTGCCCGCGACGCGTGCGAGCAGCTGCCCTTCGAGGGCGACGCCGAGGTTCGAGTAGGCGTACTCGCCGCGACCGCTCGGGCTGGCGGCGAGGGCGTCCTCGATCACCTGCTGTGCGTCAGCTCCCCGGTAGGGGTCCTTTCTCAGGAACGAGGCGAGCAGGCTCCTGCCCAGGGTGCTCGAGGCGAGCCGTGGCAGGCCCGAGGTGTGGGTGGAGAGCTCGGCCAGGGTGACGTCCGCGATGGCGCTTTCCTCGGACTCCGCGCCCATCACCTCGGCGACGGTGCTGTCCGTGTCGAGCTCCCCGCGCTCGACCGCGATCGCCAGCAGAGCGCCGGTGAAGGTCTTCGAGACCGAGCCGATCTCGAACTCGGAGCCCTCCAGCTCCGCGCCGTCCCCGGTGCCGAAGCCGCCCAGGCGCACCTGCCCGCCCTCGACGAGCACGGCGGCGACCCGTCGGTGACCGCGCAGGTGCGGGGCGAGGGCGGTGGTGAGCTGCTCGTCCCCGGCGGGCTCGCCGAGCGGGGCCGGTCGAGGGGCGGTCAGCGCGGTCAGGCCCACGACGGCCGCCGCCGCGGGGACGGCAGCGGCCAGGACGGTGCGCCGGCCCGGGCGAGCGCGGGCGGGCCCGGTGACGGGGTCCGCGTCGCCATGGGGCGGGGGCTCCGGCAGGTCCACCATGGTCAGCCTTTCTCGAGAGCGGTGATGATCGCGAGCAGCGGCACGACGCGGCTCGGCGGGATGGCCCAGCTGCCGCGGCGCGGCGAGCTCACCCAGCCGCCGGCCTGCAGAGCGGAGAGGTGGTGGTAGGCGACGCCGGTCGAGGCGAGGTCGAGCTCGTCGACCAGCTGGGCGACGGTGTGCTCGCCGTCGACGAGACGCCGCAGGATCGCCAGCCGCAGCGGATGGCCGAGTGCTGCGACGGACTCGGCGTGCTCGGCCCAGTCGACGTCCAACAGATGCCCCGTCGGCCGGCCCCACTGGTACTCCAGGTGACCCGCACCGACGTCGACGCTGCCGGCGAAGACCACCGCGCCCGGCGTCGGGACCTGCTCCTTCAGAAGGGTGAGGGCCCAGAACGGGTCCTCGTCGCGCGGCGGAGGCGAGGGGGCGCACGTCTCCTCGTCCCCCGACCCCGGCTCCGCGGTGCCGCGTCCTTCGAGCTCCGCGATCCTCTGCTCGAGGGCATCCAGCCGTCGCAGGGCCTCGGGATCCTCGTCCATCTCGCGCCTCCTCCGGTGCTCGGGGCCGACTCGTCGAGCGGCCATCGCCCTCAATCTATCCGGAAGTACGGAATTATGGAATCGCTGGCGTCGGAGCGGACCTGGCCCCGGACGTCCCGTCG encodes the following:
- a CDS encoding alpha/beta hydrolase, which produces MIRLRTDFFAESLGMGTSMVVLMPQAASGIGMEGADAPGPGSGGSSADGSGVPVLYLLHGLSDDCTIWERRTSIERYATEKGIAVVMPEVRRSFYSDEAVGEKYWTFIAEELPQIVARTFHVSTARADTFVAGLSMGGFGAFKLALHHPERFAAAASLSGALDTTSFDLSWTGTLGARVWGGEDVAGSADDLLGLLRHADPAALPALFLDCGTEDELVDQNRRFLAAAEEGRVEITSRLRPGAHTWEFWDEGIQDVLDWLPLRG
- a CDS encoding serine hydrolase domain-containing protein, producing the protein MVDLPEPPPHGDADPVTGPARARPGRRTVLAAAVPAAAAVVGLTALTAPRPAPLGEPAGDEQLTTALAPHLRGHRRVAAVLVEGGQVRLGGFGTGDGAELEGSEFEIGSVSKTFTGALLAIAVERGELDTDSTVAEVMGAESEESAIADVTLAELSTHTSGLPRLASSTLGRSLLASFLRKDPYRGADAQQVIEDALAASPSGRGEYAYSNLGVALEGQLLARVAGTDYAALLAERVLEPLGMTASYAPINAENLRETALRGHGATGLPQAAWTMAGSAPAGGIRSTPADMARYLAGMIDGSAPGADAATKVLFEESGTSSTAMNWFLEDFGSTRPITWHNGMTGGYASFVGWDPSTGRGLALLTDTARSLDELAVGVLTGEVAL
- a CDS encoding ArsR/SmtB family transcription factor, whose protein sequence is MDEDPEALRRLDALEQRIAELEGRGTAEPGSGDEETCAPSPPPRDEDPFWALTLLKEQVPTPGAVVFAGSVDVGAGHLEYQWGRPTGHLLDVDWAEHAESVAALGHPLRLAILRRLVDGEHTVAQLVDELDLASTGVAYHHLSALQAGGWVSSPRRGSWAIPPSRVVPLLAIITALEKG